A window of Sebastes umbrosus isolate fSebUmb1 chromosome 3, fSebUmb1.pri, whole genome shotgun sequence contains these coding sequences:
- the LOC119486022 gene encoding GTPase IMAP family member 9-like produces the protein MASNFGWSRENKEEVRIVLVGKTGIGKSATGNTILGRQCFESKFSAKSMTVDCTKGKAEVDGQQVAVIDTPGLFDTRHGMDKTTKDISQCISYASPGPHVFLVVIMLGRYTEEEKQTVQRIQEIFGQAADRYSMVLFTHGDLLEDTTIEDFLTESSELQELVFRCNGQYHVFNNKLKDRRSQVTELLQKIRNLVQKNGGSYYTNEMFQEAERAIEEEKQRILKEKEEQIRKEKEEIERKLQEKYEKEMKKMNEQLQAERERERKEREEERKREKQDMNEERKREKEEREVERKREREEKEREMTNMMNQINKQHDRELRKEVEKLQVRHETEAREEAEEFNPLFPLVVAGEVVIDFGKAFVGGVERMGKGIGGLEKAIGSLFK, from the exons ATGGCCAGCAACTTCG GATGGAGCAGAGAAAataaggaggaggtgaggatagTGCTGGTGGGGAAGACTGGCATTGGGAAGAGTGCCACTGGAAACACCATTCTGGGACGACAGTGCTTTGAATCAAAGTTCAGTGCAAAGTCGATGACTGTAGACTGTACCAAGGGCAAAGCTGAGGTGGACGGGCAACAGGTTGCTGTTATCGACACCCCGGGCCTGTTCGACACCAGGCATGGCATGGATAAAACAACTAAAGACATCAGCCAGTGTATCTCTTACGCTTCTCCTGGACCCCATGTGTTCCTGGTGGTCATCATGCTGGGCAGATACACTGAAGAGGAAAAGCAGACAGTGCAAAGGATTCAAGAAATCTTTGGCCAGGCTGCAGACAGATACAGCATGGTTCTCTTCACTCATGGAGATCTTCTTGAAGACACAACTATTGAGGACTTTTTGACGGAAAGCTCAGAGCTGCAGGAACTCGTGTTCAGATGTAATGGCCAGTACCATGTCTTCAATAATAAGCTGAAGGATCGCCGCTCTCAGGTCACTGAGCTGCTCCAGAAGATCAGAAATTTAGTCCAGAAGAACGGAGGAAGCTACTACACCAACGAGATGTTCCAAGAAGCCGAGAGGGCAATCGAAGAGGAGAAACAACGCATcctgaaagagaaagaagagcaaatacgcaaagaaaaagaggaaattgagagaaaactacaagagaaatatgaaaaagagatgaagaaaatgaatgaacaactccaggctgagagagagagggagaggaaagagagagaggaggagaggaagagggagaagcAGGATATgaatgaggagagaaagagggagaaggaggagagagaagtagagagaaagagagagagagaggagaaagaaagggagatgACAAACATGatgaatcaaataaataaacagcatgACAGAGAACTGAGAAAGGAGGTAGAGAAGTTGCAGGTCAGGCATGAAACCGAGGCCAGAGAGGAAGCTGAGGAGTTTAATCCATTATTTCCTCTGGTAGTAGCTGGTGAAGTCGTAATTGATTTTGGCAAAGCGTTTGTTGGTGGAGTTGAACGGATGGGAAAGGGAATTGGAGGTTTGGAAAAG
- the LOC119486024 gene encoding GTPase IMAP family member 9-like: protein MASNFGWSRENKEEVRIVLVGKTGIGKSATGNTILGRQCFESKFSAKSMTVDCTKGKAEVDGQQVAVIDTPGLFDTRHGMDKTTKDISQCISYASPGPHVFLVVIMLGRYTEEEKQTVQRIQEIFGQAADRYSMVLFTHGDLLEDTTIEDFLTESSELQELVFRCNGQYHVFNNKLKDRRSQVTELLQKIRNLVQKNGGSHYTNEMFQEAERAIEEEKQRILKEKEEQIRKEKEEIERKLQEKYEKEMKKMNEQLQAERERERKEREEEEKREKQEMNEERKREKEEREAERKREREEKEREMTNMMNQINKQHDRELRKEIEKLQSRHETEAREEAEEFNPLYPLVKAGELAVQAGKTIVGGVKLLGKAIGSLFK from the exons ATGGCCAGCAACTTCG GATGGAGCAGAGAAAataaggaggaggtgaggatagTGCTGGTGGGGAAGACTGGCATTGGGAAGAGTGCCACTGGAAACACCATTCTGGGACGACAGTGCTTTGAATCAAAGTTCAGTGCAAAGTCGATGACTGTAGACTGTACCAAGGGCAAAGCTGAGGTGGACGGGCAACAGGTTGCTGTTATCGACACCCCGGGCCTGTTCGACACCAGGCATGGCATGGATAAAACAACTAAAGACATCAGCCAGTGTATCTCTTACGCTTCTCCTGGACCCCATGTGTTCCTGGTGGTCATCATGCTGGGCAGATACACTGAAGAGGAAAAGCAGACAGTGCAAAGGATTCAAGAAATCTTTGGCCAGGCTGCAGACAGATACAGCATGGTTCTCTTCACTCATGGAGATCTTCTTGAAGACACAACTATTGAGGACTTTTTGACGGAAAGCTCAGAGCTGCAGGAACTCGTGTTCAGATGTAATGGCCAGTACCATGTCTTCAATAATAAGCTGAAGGATCGCCGCTCTCAGGTCACTGAGCTGCTCCAGAAGATCAGAAATTTAGTCCAGAAGAACGGAGGAAGCCACTACACCAACGAGATGTTCCAAGAAGCCGAGAGGGCAATCGAAGAGGAGAAACAACGCATcctgaaagagaaagaagagcaaatacgcaaagaaaaagaggaaattgagagaaaactacaagagaaatatgaaaaagagatgaagaaaatgaatgaacaactccaggctgagagagagagggagaggaaagagagagaggaggaggagaagagggagaagcAGGAGATgaatgaggagagaaagagggagaaggaggagagagaagcagagagaaagagagagagagaggagaaagaaagggagatgACAAACATGatgaatcaaataaataaacagcatgACAGAGAACTGAGAAAGGAGATAGAGAAGTTGCAGTCCAGGCATGAAACCGAGGCCAGAGAGGAAGCTGAGGAGTTTAATCCATTATATCCTCTGGTAAAAGCTGGTGAACTCGCAGTTCAGGCTGGCAAAACGATAGTTGGAGGAGTTAAACTTTTGGGAAAGGCAATTGGATCCTtgttcaaataa